The DNA segment CGCTGCGGCTGCGCAGGGCGACGAAGCAGCGGCCGCCGGCCGTCCAGTGACCGACGGCACTCCACCGTCTGCGGCGGGCGTGCCGCAGCAGGGCCGGGGTGCCGAGCCGCGCCCAGAGGAACCTGCCGTCGGACGTGGGACAGTCGACGACGTCGACGACCTGGACCTCGACGCGCTCGTCGACGTCCACTGCTGCCGTCTCGGCGATCAACAGGCCGCCCGGGGAAAGGAGCCCGGCCACCCGGTCCAGCAGAGCACGCGGATCGCCGTCGATGCCGATGCTGCCGTCCATGAGCAGGACGGTGTCCCAGCGACCCTCGCCGGGCAGGGGGTCGAAGACGGAGCGCCGCAGTGCCTCGCCCCCCAGCCGCACGGCGCTGTGGACGGCGGCCTCGCTGACGTCGATGCCGAGGACGGGCCGGCCACGGGCGGCGAGTTCCGCGACCAGGCGCCCGGGGCCGCAGCCGACGTCCAGCACGGCGCCCTCACACCTGTCCAGAACGTCCAGATCGACCGGGTCGGCGTGCGCGCACCAGCGTTCGACGTCGAGGGGCAGCAGCCAGCCGTCGGTGCGACGCAGGAACAGCGGGCCACGGCCCGCGCGCAGGGCGGTGGCGTAGGGGTCGGCGGCGGCCCAGGCCGCGGGCGTCGTGTTCATCGGCGCCTCGCCGGCCGGTACCGGGCCGGCCGGGCCGCGAACTTCCCGTGATCCGGATCGGTGGTCACGGCTCTCACTCTACGAAGGGAAGCCAGGCAAATCGGTCTGTGCTGCTTGTGAAACGCGGACGTCGGAGCGCCGGAAACCGATGGAGGCGGCCCCGGAAGCGGGCCCGATACGAGGCCGCCGCCTGGTCCCCGCTGCTGCCGAGTTCTCGTACACCTTCTGTCGCCTGCCGCAGGCATCCGTGGCCGGTGTCAGAGTTCCTCGTTCGGCCAGTCCAGCAGCCGGGCACCGATCACCGCGGTCTGGAGTATGTAACGGTGAGCCGGATCGGCGGGGTTGGCGCCGGTGAGCTTGTGGATGCGCTCCAGCCGATAGGTCAGGGCCCGCACGCTGAGCGAGAGGCGGCGGGCGGCCTCGGCGGCCACGCAGCCCGAATCGAAGTAGGCGGTGAGGGTGCCGAGGAGAGGCCCCGCGCCACCGCGAGCCGCGGTGAGCGGGCCGAGGCTGTTCAGCACGAGGTCGGCCATGGCTTGCCGGTCACGGGTCAGGACGGGGTACACGAGCAGGTCGGCAGCGCGCAGGACCGGGTCCTCCAGCTCCAGACGTTCGGCCAGTTCCAAGGCGTTGAGCGCCTCTTCGTACGAGTGGACGACTCCGCCGGCGCCGGGCTGTGCGCGGCCGATGGCGACCTGGCCGCCTTCCGTGGCCGCGTGGGCCTGCTTGGCGAAATACGCGAGGACCTCGTCCTGGTGGCCGGGGGCGATGCACAGCATGCGGCCGTCCTTGGTGGTGAGCAGGATGCTGCGGTCGCCGAAGCGGGAGATGAGCGCGCGTTCCACCTGTTGGGGAACCTTGTCGCCTTCGTCGTAGGCGGTGGGACCCTGGGCGACGGCCACGGCGTGGGCGTGTGAGAGGCGCAGGCCGAAGCGTTCGGCGCGTTCGGCGAGACGGCCCAGGTCGCTGCGTCCGTAGAGGAGGTCGTCGATGAACTCCCGGCGAGCGGCCTCCTCTTGGCGCACGGCGTGGCGTTGGGCGCGTTCGTAGCCCTCGGAGAAGGCGTCTATGACGTGGTGCAGGGCGGCCAAGGCGCTGTCGGCCGTGCCGGGAGCGGTCGGCCATGCCGCGCGGGCGGCGGTCAGATGGGCGCTGACGAGGGCGCGCAGTCCGTGACCGGCGTCCGCGGCCAGCTCACCGAGCTCCTGGCGGGAAGTGACTTCCTCCCTAGTGAGGCGCCGCCCCGTGGCCGAGACCTCGGCCAGAATCTGGGCACAGCCCTCCACATAGTGCTCGGGAATGTCCCGTTCCGTCATGTCGCCCCCGGGTTCTTAACGCGCCGATGACGGTTTCTTAGCGGTTCACCGGCATGTAGACCCTAGTGAACGCTGCCGGAAACCGGCAATGCGCTGACGCGTGCCTGCCGTGCACCATGACCTAGGGGGAGCACTACGGGGGATTCCGGTGCCGGACACCGGCAGGTGTCCGGCACCGGAGCCCGGATCGCCCGATGCGCCACCGAGCACGCGGGACCACCACTGCGGGCGGAAAGGGGGACCAACGATGCGGACGTTTCTGGCAGTGGCCACCGGCCTGCCCACGATCCTGCTGACCGCCGCCCTCGTCGTGATGGTGTGCTTCTGGTTCCTGGTTGCCGCCGGCTTCACCACCGCCTACAGCTTCGACGCGGACCTTGACCTTCGTGCGTGGGGCATGGGCGGCGTACCGGTGACGATCGCCGTCTCCTCGCTGACAGTTCTCGCCTGGTCCCTGAGCGTCGGCGGGACTCTCGTGCTGGTCGTGTTCACGTCGCCGGGACCCGCCACCGGACTGCTGCGCATGGTCGTGCCGGCCCTGGCACTGCCCGCCGCGTGGCGGATGACCCGCCTGTTGGTACGGCCCCTGCACCGTCTCTTCCCCGATGAACCCGGTCTGCCCGGCCTGGGCCGGACACGGGACCGTGACCACTGGGACGACTCGGACCGCGCAGCCTGACACACGGCTCCATCGGGTCGCGGGCCCGCCCTCCCCCCCCCAGCGCCACCTTCCTCACGCATCACCTTCCTTATGCCTCAAGGACGTATGCCATGAATGCCATCACTCTGGGCGTCGGCGTGCTCATCGCCGTCACCGCACTCGCCGTCCTCGTCGTCTCCCAGCTGTTCCGCAAGGTGGAGCAGGGCAAGGCGCTGATCGTCTCCAAACTGCGCAAGGTCGATGTGACCTTCACAGGGCAGGTCGTGCTGCCCGTGCTGCACAAGGCCGAGGTCATGGACATCTCGGTGAAGGCCATCGAGATCACGCGGACCGGCAAGGACGGGCTGATCTGCCGGGACAACATACGTGCCGACATCCGGATCACGTTCTTCGTGAAGGTCAGCAAGACGGTCGAGGACGTCATCAAGGTCGCCCAGGCGGTCGGGACCGCGCGGGCGAGTGACCGGGACACGTTGCAGGAGCTGTTCCACGCGAAGTTCTCCGAGGCGCTGAAGACCGTCGGCAAGCAGTTGGACTTCACCGACCTGTACACCAAGCGCGACGAGCTGCGGTACCGGATCATCGAGGTCATCGGCGTCGACCTGAACGGTTACCACCTGGAGGACGCGGCGATCGACTACCTGGAGCAGACGCCGCTGACCCAGCTCGACCCGGCCAACGTCCTCGACGCCCAGGGCATCCGCAAGATCACGGAGCTGACGGCCGTCGAGCACGTGCGCACCAACGAGGCCCAGCGCACCGAGGAGAAGGAGATCACGCGGCAGAACGTCGACGCCCGTGAAGCCATCCTGGAGCTGGAGCGCCGGCAGGTCGACGCGGAGACCAAGCAGAAGCGGGAGATCGCGACCGTACGGGCCCGGGAGGAGGCCGAGACGGCGCGGGTGATGGAGGAGGAGCGGCTGCGGGCGCAGGGCGCGTTCCTGGCCACGGAGGAGAAGCTCGGCGTGCAGCGCGAGAACCAGGCTCGCGAGGTCGCCGTCGCCGCGATGAACCGCGAGCGGGTCATTGCCGTCGAGAACGAGCGCATCGAGAAGGACCGCCTTCTCGAAGTCATCGCGAGGGAGCGGGAGACGCAGCTGACCCGGATCGCCGCCGAGAAGGAAGTCGAGGCGGAGAAGCGGGAGATCGCCGAGGTCATCCGGGAGCGGGTCGCGGTGGACCGTACGGTCGCCGAGCAGGAGGAGTCCATCAAGAAGCTGCGTGCCGTGGAGGAGGCGGAGCGGCAGCGGCAGGCCGTGATCATCGCCGCCGAGGCGGAGGCGCAGGAGAAGCTGGTCAAGGACATCAAGGCCGCCGAGGCAGCCGAGCAGGTGGCAACGCACCACGCGTCCGAGGAACTCACCCTGGCCGAGGCCCGGTTGAAGACGGCCGACCTCGACGCCCGCGCCAAGCTCCGCCTCGCCGAGGGCGTCCAGGCCGAAGCCGCCGCCGAAGGGCTCGCCGCCGTCCAGGTCCGCGACAAGGAAGCCGATGTCATCGAGAAGGTCGGCCGTGCGGAGGCCGTCGCCACCGAGGCCCGGCTGCGGGCCGAAGCGGAGGGCGCGCAGGTCCAGGCACTGGCGGAGGCCGCGGCCATCGGCGAGAAGCTCAAGGCCGAGGCGGAGGGTCTGACCCAGAAGGCCGCCGCGATGGCCGCCCTTGACGACGCCTCGCGCGGCCACGAGGAGTACCGGCTGCGCATCCAGGCGGACAAGGAGATCCGCCTCGCCGGGCTCGACGTACAGCGCCAGGTCGCCGAGGCACAGGCCACGGTGATCGCCACCGGGCTGGAGAACGCCGACATCAACATCGTCGGCGGCGAGTCGGTCTTCTTCGACCGGCTGGTGTCCTCGATCGCGCTCGGTAAGGGCGTCGACGGCTTCATCCAGCACTCCGAGACCGCGCAGGCGCTGGCCGGGCCCTGGCTGGACGGCACCTCCAGCTTCACCGACGACCTGAGCCGCATCCTCGGCTCGGTCTCCACGGCCGACGTGCAGAACCTGACCGTATCGACGTTGCTGATGAAGCTGATGAGGACCGGCGGGGCCGATTCGGGGCGGCTCCAGCAACTGCTCGACAAGGCAGGCGAGTTGGGTCTGGCGGACAAGCCGCTCACCGCACTCAACGGCAAGGCCGTCCACGCCTGACCGTCTCCCTCCCCAGGTCCGGAGCCGCCGCACAGGGGACGGCGGCTCCGGACCGTGTTCTTCCGACGTCCTGAAAGGGAATCCATGACGACCGGCCCGGACACCGGCACGCACGAGCCACTGGACACCGGCACGCACGGCCCGCTGGACACCGGTGCATACGAGGTACTGCGCGACCGCCTCACCACGCAGGCCGCCGAACTCGCCCACCGCACCGAGGCACTCAACGCCCGCCGCGGCGAGGAGTTCGGCTCGATGCGGCTGGAACTCGCCGGTACCGAGCGACTGCGTACCGAGCACGCCGTAGCGCCTCGGGACATCGTCGCCGTGGGAGACGTACTGCTCTTCGGCTACAACGCCGTCCCGAGCCGTGAGGCGGACACGAGTGTCGGCGATGTCCTGGCCCTGCACGACCGCAATCTTCGACGGCTGCCCGATGATGCCGTGCCCGGCCTGCTCGACGACCCCGCCTTCGTCCGGGAGTTCGCGGCCCTGCACCGCTACTACCGCCAGGCCCGTCTCCTCCGACTCCGCGGCCTCGACGGCAAGGTGCTCGCCGTCTTCCAGACCGGCGAGAAGACGGACGACGTCCGCGTCCTGCGCTGGACCCTGTCCGCCGACGGTCGGGCCACGTTCCTGGACGCACGCGGCGATCGTGACCACATCCTGCCGCCCTCCCACGACGTCGACTGGACGGCGACCACCCGCGACGACCACGTCCTCGGCCGCCATCCCCACGTCTCCATCGGTGGCGAGGTGTTCGTCTCCACCGTCGGCGGCACCCTCACCGTCAAGACCGACGACGACACCGAGACCGGTGAAGGCGTCCACACCGAGCCGGTCGACGAGCCGCTCCAGGCCCTCGCGGACGCGGACATCGCCCACACACGCGTAGGTGCCCTGATCCTGCTGCGCGTGCGCCCCTACAAGGAGGACACCGACCGCCACCTGGTGTTCAACACCCTCACCAGGGCCGTCGTCCGCCTCGACGACATCGGCAGGGCCTGCCGCCGCCTGCCGGACGACCAGGGCATCGCCTTTCCCGGCGGCTACTGCCTGGCCACCGGTAGCCACAAGACGTACGACCTCGACACGGCAGACTTGGAGTTCGAGCGGGAGATCCGCTCACCGAACGGCGAGGACGTGCTGTACGCCTTCCACGCGCGCGCCGAGGGCCGCAGCCTGCTCCTGCCGTACAACACGATCCGCAAGGAGATGGCCGCCCCGCTGTCCTGCCATGGCTGGGCGCTCCTCGACGACGGCGCGCTCGTGGTCCTGCGTGCCGACGGTGACGAGCCACAGCGGGTCCATCCCGCGCAGCTGTGGAACTCCCCGTACGTCTCCGACACCCACGCCGCCGCCCAGCCGGTCGGCACCGGCCCGCTGGCCCGCGTCGGCAACGCCGACCTCGTGCGGGGCATCGCCGGCTGCCTGTCCATCACCGGTGCCGTCGCCGAGACGACACCGACCAGCGAGGTGTACGAGGCGCTGGTGGCCGCCTGCGTCCGGGTGGCGGACACTCACCACTGGCTGGCCGACCCCGAACTCGGCGACCTCCACACCCCGCTGGCACAGGTGCGCGCCACGGCGGAACAGGTCCTGGCCGAGTTCGAGACCGTCCAGGCCCTGACCCGGCAGGCCGCCGACGCGCTCGCCGAAGCCGCCGAGCGGATCGCCGCGGTCGTACGGCGGCTGCGCGGTGAGGCACCGCGCGCAGCCGCCGCCTGGGTGACCGGGCTGACCGAGCTCCGCCATGCGCAGGGGCACCTGCTGACGCTCAAGGAGATGCGGTACGCGGACACCGCCCGCATCGACGCACTCGCCTCCGACTCCGAGGCCGATCTGGCCGCGTTCGGGCAGCGGGCCGTCGCACACCTGGCGCGTGAGGACGCCTTCGCCGGCCACCACGCGGACGTCGAGCGGCTCGTCGCGGACGCCGAGGCCATCGCGACCGTCGCCGACACCGCGCCGATGGTGGCCCGTCTCGATGAACTGGCCCAAGGGATGGGTGTGGTGACCGAGGTGGTCGCCGGGCTCGACATCGGTGAGGCCACGGTCCGCACGTCCGTACTGGAGCGCATCGCCGAGGTCCTCGGCGGAGTCAACCGGGCTCGTGCCATCCTCGAAACCCGTCGTCGCTCTCTCCTCGACCAGGAGAGCCGGGCTGGGTTCGCCGCCGAGATCGGGCTGCTGGGCCAAGCCGTAGTCGGGGCCCTCGCGGTGGCCGACAGCCCCGACGCGTGCGACGAGCAGCTCGCCCGCCTCCTGGTCCAGGTGGAGAGCCTCGAATCCCGGTTCGCCGAGTTCGACGACTTCCTCGACGTCCTCGCGGACCAGCGCGACGAGGTCCACGAGGTGTTCTCCGCCCGCAAGCAGACCCTCGCCGACACACGGGCCCGTCACGCCGAACGCCTGGCCGACTCCGCGGCCCGCGTCCTCGGCACCGTGGCCCGCCGGGCCGCCGCCCTGACGGACGCGGACGCGGTCACCACCTACTTCACCTCCGATCCGATGCCCGTCAAGGTCCGCCGCATCGCCGACGAACTGCGCGAGCTCGGCGACCAGGTGCGGGCCGAGGAGCTGGACGGCCGCCTCAAGGCCGCCCGGCAAGAGGCACTGCGCGGCCTGCGCGACCGCGCCGACCTGTACTCCGACGACGGCCGAGCCCTTCGCCTGGGCCACCACCGTTTCGCCGTGAACACCCAGCCCCTCGATCTCACCCTCGTCCCCCACGGCGACGGACTGGCCTTCGCGGTGACCGGGACCGACTACCGCTCCCCGGTCACCGACCCCGACTTCACCACCACCCGCCCGTACTGGGCCCGCCCCCTGCCCTCGGAGTCGCCCGAGGTCTACCGCGCGGAGCACCTCGCCGCCCGACTGCTGGACGAACACGGCCCCGAGGCCCTCGCGGAGGCCGACCTGCCCGCCCTCGTGCGACAGGCGGCGGAGACGGCGTACGACGAGGGCTACGAACGCGGCGTCCACGACCACGACGCGACCGCGATCCTCACCGCGCTCCTGCGCCTGCACGATGCCGCGGGTCTGCTCCGCCACGAGCCCGGCGCCCGTGCCGCGGCCCAGCTGTTCTGGGAACACGCGACGACGGCGGAGGCCCGCGCAGGCTGGACGCGGCGTGCGGTGTCGCTGGCCCGGGCAAGGGAAACGTTCGGCCTCGCCCCCGCCATCGCCGAGCTGCGGGCGGAACTGGCGGAGGCGATCGGAGGCGAGTGCGCGAGCAGCGCCGCCGCCTACCTGTTCGAGGAGCTGACCACCGGACCCGACGGCTTCGTCATCAGCGCCGGCACCCGCACGATGCTCGACAAGTTCCGCAGCACCGTGGGCACGTCCGCCTACGACGACGACCTCACCGCACTCGACGACCTGACCACCCGCAAGCAGCTCGTCGAGGCATGGCTCTCCTCGTACGCCTCCTCCACCGGCTTGGACATCACGCCCGGCGAACTGGCCCAGGCGGTGGCGGCCGAGCTCTGCCCGGATCTGGTCCGGTACGAGTCCGACGCGGCGTTGACCGCGACCGTCGAGGGCCTGCTCGGCGCGCACCCGCGCATCACCGGCCGCACGCTCACCGTCCGCATCGACGAACTCCTCGCCCGTACCCAGCACTTCCGACTGCACGAAGTCCCTGCCCACCGTGCCTACCAGCGCCGCCGGACGGCCCTGGTGACCGCCGAGCGCACGCGGATCCGCCTGGACGAGTGCCGGCCGCGTGTGATGTCCGCTTTCGTGCGGAGCAAGCTCATCGACGAGGTGTATCTCCCCCTCATCGGCGACAGCCTTGCCAAGCAACTCGGCACCACGGGCGAGACCAGGCGCACCGACACCGGTGGTCTGCTCCTGCTCATCTCCCCGCCCGGCTACGGCAAGACGACCCTCATGGAGTACGTCGCCGACCGGCTCGGCCTGATCCTGGTGAAGGTCAACGGCCCGGCGCTCGGCCACACCGTTACCTCGCTCGACCCGGCAGAGGCTCCGAACGCCACCGCCCGCCACGAGATCGAGAAGATCAACTTCGCGCTGGAGGCGGGCAACAACACCCTCCTGTACCTGGACGACATCCAGCACACCTCCCCGGAGCTGCTGCAGAAGTTCATCCCGCTGTGCGACGCCACACGCCGTGTCGAAGGTGTGCGGGACGGCGAGCCGCGCACTTATGACCTGCGCGGTAAGCGGTTCGCCGTATGCATGGCAGGCAACCCCTACACCGAGTCCGGCAGCCGCTTCCGCGTGCCCGACATGCTCGCCAACCGAGCCGACGTCTGGAACCTCGGCGACGTCGTGACGGGCAAGGACGACGCCTTCGCCCTCAGCTTCATCGAGAACGCCCTGACGTCGAACCAGGTGCTCGCTCCACTGGCCGGCCGCGAACGCGCCGACCTGGACCTCCTCATCCGCCTGGCCGAGGGTGACGGGTCGTCCCGCGCCGACCGCCTCACGCACCCGTACGCCCCCGCCGAGCTGGAGCGGATCCTGGCCGTCCTGCGCCATCTGCTCACCGCCCGGCAGACGGTTCTGGCGGTGAACGCGGCCTACATCGCCTCGGCGGCCCAGTCGGACACGACCCGCACCGAGCCGCCCTTCCAGCTCCAGGGCTCCTACCGCAACATGAACAAGATCGCCCAGCGCATCCAGCCCGTCATGAACGACACCGAACTCGCCGCGCTGATCGACGACCACTACACGGCCGAGGCCCAGACCCTCACGACCGGCGCCGAAGCCAACCTGCTCAAGCTGGCCGAGCTGCGCGGCACACTGACGGCGCAACAGGCGTCGAGGTGGGCAGAAGTGAAGGCAGCCTACGTCCGCTCCCAAGCACTCGGTGGTCCCGAGGACGCACCCCTGCCCCGCGCGGTCGCCGCGCTCGGCCTGCTCGCCGACCGGATCGCCGCGATCGAGACGGCGATCAACCGGGCCGCCGACCCGCGCCACTTGTTGGCGAACTCCCAGGCCCGCCATGCGGCGGAGCGGCAACCGGGAGCGGAGGACCACTGACATGCGTGCTTTCGGCGGGACCGCTGAGCCCGACGGGCATCACGGCGTGCCCGACCAATGGATCGGTCTTGACGCCGCTGCTCGGCGCGGGAACTGGTGATGGACCGGAGCCTCGACGCTCGTTTTCACCAGCGGGACGTCCCAATGCCGACTTCGAGGAGAGGCTTGCGCTGATCCGCAGGCACTGGTCCAACGCGAACTCTTGATTGACCACCCCGAAGTGGCCCCATGCAGCGGGCCGCCTCGGCTCAGGCCCTCCGTCCGGTCCCCTCCGGACCCGCGCCGTGCGCCCCGCCCCGTGGCTGTCGGCCGAGGAGCTCGGCCAGGCCCTGCCGGGTGGCGGCGAGGACCACCCGGTCACCGGGCCGCAGGACATAGCCCGGGTGGATGTCCCACACGAGCCCAGCAGGCCGATCGGAGTCCTCGTGTGTCGGGGTGGCGGCGAGGTCGGGGAGCCGGTCGTCCGGGGCGGCGGTGTCCAGGGCGAGGACGCGCCAGCCACCGGCCCGGAACGACTCGGCGACGGTGCGCCCCTCCAGTTGGGGGTGCCCGGCGACGTTCAGGGCCGCGAAGAGCAGGACGCGGCGTTCGACAGGGATAGCCCCCAGGATCTGGCGGCCCATCATGGCGCCGGCGAAGGCGGGCGCGGCGAGCGTGGAGACGCTGCGGCTGCGGGTGAGGGCCTGCGGGTGGGCCGCGCGCAACGTGCGGTACACCGCGGTGGCGAAGTCGTCGTCGTACAGGCGCAGCGCGACCCGTAGGTCCGGTTTGACGGAGCGTGCGTACAGGGCGGCTTCGAGGTTCGTGGTGTCACTGCTGGTGAGGGCGAGCAGGGCATGCGCGCGGTGGACCTTGGCGGCTTCCAGGACACCTTCCTGGGTCACGTCGCCCAGGACGGTGGGGACACGGAGGCGGCGGGCAAGAGGCAGGCCGCGTGCCTCGGGGTCCTCCTCGACGCACACCACCGGGATGTCGAGTTCCCGCAGCCGAGCCAGGACACGGGTGCCGATCTTGCCGAGGCCGAGCAGGACGACATGGCCGGACAGACCGCGCGGCGGGCGCCGCAGCGCCGAGACCGTACGGAAGGTGCCGAGCCCTTCCAGAACGGCCGCGAGCAGGATGGGGAGCAGCAGCAGTCCGGCCAGGCCGGACAGGAGTTGGAGTACCTGGCGGGCTGTGGGTTCGCCGATCGCCGGGTCTCCGATCGCGAACAGGTCCAGCAGGGTCAGGTACGCGGCATACAGGGGGTGGTCGTCCGTGGTCAGCCAGCTTGCCACGGCAAGGCCCAGAACACTGGCGACGAGCCCGGCCAGCGACCAACGGAGCCGACGCGAGAACAGGGAGGCGAGCGGAAGCCCCCGCCCTGCCAGACGGCCGGGCGCAAAAGCGGCGCCGGTGTGGGCGACGGCTTCGAGAACCACCGTGCCGCGGCCCGTCGCGGCGGCGACCGCATCCATGTCGGGCAGCAACGTCGGTCCCTCCTGCCCGCTCGCGTCCGAACCCTCCGCTCCCGCAGGGTCGGTGGTGGTCGACGACAGCAGGGCGAGCGTGCACAGGCCGGGGTCGGCCACCTCGCCACGACCGGGCGGGGTGCGTTCCACCGCCCGTAACAGCAGCCCGTCGGCCTGGACCACCTTGCTGGTACCGGCGACCGCGGTGGCCGCCAGCGCCGGCGCCGCCGTGTCCGCGTCCGACAGGACGGTGGTGGAGGTGTCCAGGGCGTCGGGGTCCAGGCCGGGAGCGGCGAGGACGGCGGCCTGGTCGAGGAGTTCCTCAAGGTGCTGGCCGAGCTTGCGGTTGTAGAGCCTGATCACCAGGCGCAGCCGGGGGTTGAGCCGACGGGCGGCGAGGGCCGCGTGGATGTTGGCCGCGTCGTCGTCGTGGACCAGCGCCAGCGCGGCGGCCTCCCGCACACCCGCTTCGACCAGTACCGCCTCCGTGAGGACGGGCGCTTCGAGCACCCGGGAGCCGCCTCGCCGCCGCCGGGTGCGTCAGCCGTACGGTTCATGGCGGCCTGCATCCGGCCGAGCAGAGCGGAGGCACGCATCGGGTTCGTGGCGCCGGGGATGTTGGACGTCGGGACGACGAGGGTGACCCGCTCCCGGTACACCGTCGTGAGTTCGGCCGCCAGTCGTTCGGCGAGCGCATCGTCACCGCACACGATCATGTGTCCCGGCGGAGGAACGCGGGGCGTCGGCTGAGGGAACAGAGCCATGTCGTCGCAGACCTCCGGTCGAACGGACGCGCAGCGGGGGCGCGGGAGCGGGGTTGCCGGGAACAGGACCGGGTCAGGCACCCACACCGGCCGTACGCGACGCCGGTGCACCGTCGCCCTCTGGTACCCCGGCGATGGCCTCGACGTTGAAGAGCCGGGCGATCGGCACGTCGGTCGAGCTGTGCGCGACGATCGAGAAGGCGATGCACACGGCGATGAGCGTGAACGCCTCCTCCCCTTGCGGGATCCCCGCCTGGAGCACCAGCAGTCCGTACACCACGGAGGCGAAGCCCTTCGGCCCGAACCAGGCCGCCACCAGCTTCTCCCGGCGGGTGAACCGCGTGCCGAGCAGCGACAGCAACAGGGAGGCCGGGCGGATCAGCGCGATGGCAAGGACCACCGCGACGTAGCCGCCGAAGGACAGGTCGCCGAACAGCTGCGGCGTCAGCAGCGCGCCGAACACCAGCAGGGCCGCGAACTTGGCCAGCTCCGACAGCGCCTCCCCCAGGGGCTCGAACGCCTCCTTCGCCTCCGGCGAGCGTGCGGTGAGCACTGCGCCGGCGGAGAAGGCAGCGAGGTAGGGGTTCGCGTGCGTGAGGTGGCACAGGGCGTACAGGGTCACGCCGATGGCGAGAGGCAGCAGCGGCTGAAGCTTGGGCTCGGCGCCCAGCAGCCGGAACCTCACCAGCTCGTTCACGACGAACGGCAGGACCACACCGAAGACCAGCCCGAGGACCAGCTCCAGGGCGATCTTTCCGAGCGACGCCTCGGCGTCGCCGGAGGTCGGCCCGGCCGCCGCGATCAGGATGAGGACGACCGGCAGGGCGAGCCCGTCGTTGATGCCGCTCTCCACGTTCAGCAACTGGCGCAGCTTTGACGGGACTTCCTTGCGCCCGACGATCGCCGACGCGAACACGGGGTCGGTCGGCGCGAGGACGGCACCGACCAGGAACGAGGTCGTCCAGTCAAGGCCCACCACGAAGTGCGTGATCAGAGCCATGCCGACGAAAGCGAGCGGCATGCCGAGCCCGAGGGCACGCGCCGGGTTGCGCCAGTTCTCC comes from the Streptomyces sp. NBC_00443 genome and includes:
- a CDS encoding DNA repair ATPase; this translates as MTTGPDTGTHEPLDTGTHGPLDTGAYEVLRDRLTTQAAELAHRTEALNARRGEEFGSMRLELAGTERLRTEHAVAPRDIVAVGDVLLFGYNAVPSREADTSVGDVLALHDRNLRRLPDDAVPGLLDDPAFVREFAALHRYYRQARLLRLRGLDGKVLAVFQTGEKTDDVRVLRWTLSADGRATFLDARGDRDHILPPSHDVDWTATTRDDHVLGRHPHVSIGGEVFVSTVGGTLTVKTDDDTETGEGVHTEPVDEPLQALADADIAHTRVGALILLRVRPYKEDTDRHLVFNTLTRAVVRLDDIGRACRRLPDDQGIAFPGGYCLATGSHKTYDLDTADLEFEREIRSPNGEDVLYAFHARAEGRSLLLPYNTIRKEMAAPLSCHGWALLDDGALVVLRADGDEPQRVHPAQLWNSPYVSDTHAAAQPVGTGPLARVGNADLVRGIAGCLSITGAVAETTPTSEVYEALVAACVRVADTHHWLADPELGDLHTPLAQVRATAEQVLAEFETVQALTRQAADALAEAAERIAAVVRRLRGEAPRAAAAWVTGLTELRHAQGHLLTLKEMRYADTARIDALASDSEADLAAFGQRAVAHLAREDAFAGHHADVERLVADAEAIATVADTAPMVARLDELAQGMGVVTEVVAGLDIGEATVRTSVLERIAEVLGGVNRARAILETRRRSLLDQESRAGFAAEIGLLGQAVVGALAVADSPDACDEQLARLLVQVESLESRFAEFDDFLDVLADQRDEVHEVFSARKQTLADTRARHAERLADSAARVLGTVARRAAALTDADAVTTYFTSDPMPVKVRRIADELRELGDQVRAEELDGRLKAARQEALRGLRDRADLYSDDGRALRLGHHRFAVNTQPLDLTLVPHGDGLAFAVTGTDYRSPVTDPDFTTTRPYWARPLPSESPEVYRAEHLAARLLDEHGPEALAEADLPALVRQAAETAYDEGYERGVHDHDATAILTALLRLHDAAGLLRHEPGARAAAQLFWEHATTAEARAGWTRRAVSLARARETFGLAPAIAELRAELAEAIGGECASSAAAYLFEELTTGPDGFVISAGTRTMLDKFRSTVGTSAYDDDLTALDDLTTRKQLVEAWLSSYASSTGLDITPGELAQAVAAELCPDLVRYESDAALTATVEGLLGAHPRITGRTLTVRIDELLARTQHFRLHEVPAHRAYQRRRTALVTAERTRIRLDECRPRVMSAFVRSKLIDEVYLPLIGDSLAKQLGTTGETRRTDTGGLLLLISPPGYGKTTLMEYVADRLGLILVKVNGPALGHTVTSLDPAEAPNATARHEIEKINFALEAGNNTLLYLDDIQHTSPELLQKFIPLCDATRRVEGVRDGEPRTYDLRGKRFAVCMAGNPYTESGSRFRVPDMLANRADVWNLGDVVTGKDDAFALSFIENALTSNQVLAPLAGRERADLDLLIRLAEGDGSSRADRLTHPYAPAELERILAVLRHLLTARQTVLAVNAAYIASAAQSDTTRTEPPFQLQGSYRNMNKIAQRIQPVMNDTELAALIDDHYTAEAQTLTTGAEANLLKLAELRGTLTAQQASRWAEVKAAYVRSQALGGPEDAPLPRAVAALGLLADRIAAIETAINRAADPRHLLANSQARHAAERQPGAEDH
- a CDS encoding cation:proton antiporter, whose translation is MVLVVVFGVALLIAVLLSGLAARTVLSTSFLFLVGGALVSDGFLGLIHITPDSEIVSVTADLALFAVLFTDGMHVSFPKLRENWRNPARALGLGMPLAFVGMALITHFVVGLDWTTSFLVGAVLAPTDPVFASAIVGRKEVPSKLRQLLNVESGINDGLALPVVLILIAAAGPTSGDAEASLGKIALELVLGLVFGVVLPFVVNELVRFRLLGAEPKLQPLLPLAIGVTLYALCHLTHANPYLAAFSAGAVLTARSPEAKEAFEPLGEALSELAKFAALLVFGALLTPQLFGDLSFGGYVAVVLAIALIRPASLLLSLLGTRFTRREKLVAAWFGPKGFASVVYGLLVLQAGIPQGEEAFTLIAVCIAFSIVAHSSTDVPIARLFNVEAIAGVPEGDGAPASRTAGVGA